From one Paenibacillus terrae HPL-003 genomic stretch:
- the ilvB gene encoding biosynthetic-type acetolactate synthase large subunit, with product MSAQIPEVRSTDELREKWMKPEVITGSEILLRSLLLEGVDCVFGYPGGAVLYIYDAMYGFEDFKHVLTRHEQGAIHAADGYARASGKVGVCIATSGPGATNLVTGIATAFMDSVPLVVITGNVISSLIGTDAFQEADITGITMPITKHSYLVRDVEDLPRIIHEAFHIANTGRKGPVLIDIPKDISAAQTLFVPQMGPVTMRGYNPKVLPNKIQLDKLTQAIAEAKRPFILAGGGVVYSGGHEALYEFVRKTEIPITTTLLGLGGFPSGHELWTGMPGMHGTYTSNQAIQQSDLLICIGARFDDRVTGKLDGFAPHAKIVHIDIDPAEIGKNVPTDIPIVGDVKAVLELLNQDVKRANQADAWRAQIQQWKNEKPYSYKDSDTVLKPQWVVELLDETTKGGAIVTTDVGQHQMWAAQYYKFNQPRSWVTSGGLGTMGFGFPSAIGAQMANPDRLVISINGDGGMQMCSQELAICAINNIPVKIVIINNQVLGMVRQWQELIYDNRYSHIDLAGSPDFVKLAEAYGVKGLRATNKEEARRAWQEALDTPGPVVVEFVVSKEENVYPMVTQGSTIDQMLMGDE from the coding sequence ATGAGTGCACAAATTCCTGAAGTTCGGTCAACCGATGAATTACGTGAAAAGTGGATGAAACCTGAAGTGATTACAGGTTCGGAAATTTTACTCCGTAGCCTATTGCTGGAGGGAGTAGATTGTGTCTTCGGATACCCCGGTGGTGCAGTGCTTTACATTTATGATGCCATGTACGGCTTTGAGGATTTCAAGCATGTCCTCACCCGTCACGAGCAGGGAGCCATTCATGCGGCAGATGGTTACGCACGTGCCAGTGGTAAAGTCGGCGTCTGTATCGCGACTTCCGGACCTGGAGCAACCAACTTGGTAACCGGCATTGCAACGGCTTTTATGGATTCGGTGCCGTTGGTGGTCATCACAGGCAACGTTATATCCTCCCTGATCGGCACGGACGCTTTCCAGGAAGCTGACATCACGGGAATCACGATGCCGATTACGAAGCACAGCTATCTGGTAAGAGATGTAGAGGATCTGCCGCGGATCATTCATGAGGCGTTCCATATTGCCAACACGGGACGCAAGGGTCCGGTACTGATTGATATTCCGAAGGATATATCGGCAGCCCAAACGCTGTTTGTTCCGCAAATGGGACCTGTGACCATGCGAGGTTATAACCCGAAGGTATTGCCCAACAAAATTCAGCTAGACAAGCTGACTCAGGCTATTGCTGAAGCGAAACGCCCATTTATTCTGGCAGGTGGCGGGGTTGTTTACTCCGGTGGACATGAGGCACTTTATGAGTTTGTTCGCAAAACGGAAATTCCGATTACGACAACATTGCTGGGATTGGGCGGTTTTCCAAGTGGTCATGAACTGTGGACGGGAATGCCGGGGATGCACGGAACGTACACCTCCAATCAGGCGATTCAACAGTCGGATTTGCTAATCTGTATCGGTGCCCGCTTTGATGACCGGGTGACAGGCAAGCTGGATGGCTTTGCTCCTCACGCCAAAATCGTTCATATTGATATCGATCCTGCTGAAATCGGCAAAAACGTACCGACAGACATTCCGATTGTAGGCGATGTGAAGGCGGTACTGGAATTGCTGAATCAGGATGTGAAACGCGCGAATCAAGCGGATGCGTGGAGAGCACAAATTCAACAATGGAAGAATGAAAAGCCTTATTCTTATAAGGATTCGGATACAGTGCTTAAGCCACAATGGGTTGTCGAGCTGCTGGATGAAACGACCAAAGGCGGCGCAATCGTAACGACGGACGTGGGTCAGCATCAAATGTGGGCGGCGCAGTATTATAAATTCAATCAGCCGCGTTCATGGGTGACATCCGGTGGGCTGGGTACGATGGGATTTGGTTTCCCTTCCGCGATTGGCGCTCAGATGGCGAATCCCGACAGACTGGTTATCTCGATTAACGGAGACGGCGGCATGCAGATGTGTTCGCAGGAGCTGGCCATTTGTGCAATCAATAACATCCCGGTCAAAATCGTGATCATCAACAATCAGGTGCTGGGAATGGTGCGTCAATGGCAGGAATTGATCTATGACAATCGCTATAGCCATATTGATCTGGCAGGAAGCCCGGATTTTGTGAAACTGGCTGAGGCATACGGCGTAAAAGGACTGCGTGCTACGAATAAGGAAGAGGCACGTCGGGCTTGGCAGGAGGCGCTTGATACACCCGGACCGGTCGTTGTCGAGTTTGTGGTCAGCAAGGAAGAGAATGTATATCCGATGGTGACGCAAGGTTCGACGATTGATCAAATGCTGATGGGGGACGAGTAA
- a CDS encoding GNAT family N-acetyltransferase, which translates to MIRKRSAQDDSMILRLIEQELVPLSHLGAQEIDQIRKELPRRLNRGITFVACRPDNAQPIGFIHVMLHGELLYIDLIAISSSHQGQRYGKKLLKHAEQYGRLRRCKRAKVMVDEDNIRGIRFYLHNHYQMLRYVSLSRCHELEKIL; encoded by the coding sequence ATGATCCGCAAACGCAGCGCCCAAGATGACAGCATGATCCTTCGCCTGATCGAACAAGAGCTTGTCCCCCTGTCCCATTTAGGCGCACAAGAAATAGATCAAATACGTAAAGAATTACCCCGGCGCTTAAACCGGGGCATCACTTTTGTCGCTTGCAGACCCGATAATGCACAGCCTATCGGCTTCATTCATGTCATGCTGCATGGAGAACTGCTGTACATTGATTTGATCGCAATCTCTTCGTCTCATCAAGGCCAGCGCTATGGAAAAAAACTGCTGAAGCATGCCGAACAATACGGGCGACTACGACGCTGCAAGCGGGCAAAAGTCATGGTAGATGAAGACAATATCCGTGGAATCCGCTTTTATCTGCATAACCATTACCAAATGCTACGATACGTCTCCCTGAGTCGATGCCATGAACTTGAAAAAATACTGTGA
- a CDS encoding ABC transporter permease, whose product MSWLTLGELIHTTLVFATAIIFASLGGVFSEKSGVTNLGLEGLMVFGAFAAGVGGFYAEQAGLGGTSAAWVGVLSAAVFGILVSLIHAVASITFKADQVISGIVINFLAAGSTLYMVKLLFEGDGDTGRIQGFSEISIPYLVDIPIAGKAFFQAYPTTYLAILLVIIGYFTLYKTPFGLRLRSVGEHPGAADTVGIKVNRLRYIGVMISGALAGIGGATITLTTTNMFSHNTVSGQGYIAIAAMIFGKWNPLGAFGAAVFFGFSQAIRNYVQLFAWSQSIPQEIIFMLPYLLTIIVLVAAVGRSRAPAALGQLYDPSKR is encoded by the coding sequence ATGAGTTGGTTAACACTTGGTGAATTAATCCATACAACGCTCGTTTTTGCGACGGCGATTATATTTGCATCTCTCGGTGGAGTTTTTTCAGAAAAATCCGGTGTAACGAACCTCGGGCTGGAAGGTCTTATGGTGTTCGGGGCGTTTGCGGCGGGTGTGGGCGGATTTTATGCGGAACAGGCAGGGCTGGGGGGAACCTCTGCCGCTTGGGTAGGTGTACTGTCGGCAGCGGTATTCGGCATTCTGGTTTCGCTGATTCATGCTGTAGCCTCGATTACGTTTAAAGCTGACCAGGTTATAAGCGGGATTGTTATTAACTTTTTGGCGGCAGGCAGTACGCTATACATGGTTAAGCTTTTATTTGAGGGTGATGGCGATACTGGGCGAATTCAGGGGTTTAGCGAAATATCGATTCCCTATCTAGTTGATATTCCGATTGCAGGTAAAGCTTTTTTCCAAGCCTATCCAACGACCTATTTGGCCATATTATTAGTCATTATTGGATATTTCACTTTGTATAAAACGCCGTTTGGTTTGCGCCTGCGTTCTGTCGGAGAGCATCCGGGTGCTGCAGATACCGTTGGTATCAAGGTGAACCGACTGCGTTATATCGGGGTCATGATCAGCGGCGCATTGGCTGGTATTGGCGGAGCTACGATCACCTTGACGACGACAAATATGTTTTCGCATAATACGGTATCCGGTCAAGGTTATATTGCCATTGCTGCTATGATTTTCGGGAAATGGAACCCGCTCGGCGCTTTTGGCGCAGCTGTGTTCTTTGGCTTTTCTCAGGCCATTCGCAACTATGTGCAGTTGTTTGCATGGTCGCAAAGTATTCCCCAGGAAATTATTTTTATGCTGCCATATCTCCTGACGATTATTGTACTGGTAGCGGCCGTAGGACGTTCGCGTGCTCCGGCTGCTTTGGGTCAGCTCTATGATCCAAGCAAGCGCTAG
- a CDS encoding ABC transporter permease, with amino-acid sequence MANLLKIFTKDSFVLALVSIILGLLLGAVVMMIGGYDPIVAYSALFSRVYGDSYNFGEAIREMTPLILTGLAFAFAARAGLFNIGGEGQFLVGMTAASIVGIKLHGLPAIIHAPLAIIAGAVFGGLWAAIAGYLKAKRGVNEVITCIMMNWIGLYLANLVINQFALMEGENRSVDIQPSASISIEWLSQMMGNARVHWGTAIAVLAAVFFYIFMWKTKQGYELRAVGFNQDASRYAGMNVNRNIVKAMFISGVFAGLAGAFEVLGVFHYQSVMSGSPGTGFDGIAVALIGMNNPFGVLLGSVLFGTLTYGSAGMSFSADVPPEIIRVVIGSIIFFIAAQGIVRWVVKPLYSKRKKEKVL; translated from the coding sequence ATGGCTAACCTATTGAAAATATTTACGAAAGACTCCTTTGTTCTGGCGCTGGTCTCTATTATTTTGGGTCTTCTTCTGGGTGCTGTCGTGATGATGATTGGCGGCTATGATCCCATTGTGGCGTATTCTGCACTATTTAGCCGTGTGTACGGAGACTCATACAACTTTGGCGAGGCAATCCGTGAGATGACTCCACTGATTTTGACGGGGTTGGCATTTGCTTTTGCTGCCCGTGCCGGATTGTTTAACATCGGCGGCGAAGGTCAATTTCTGGTGGGTATGACGGCTGCTTCGATTGTGGGCATCAAGCTGCATGGACTGCCTGCTATTATTCATGCGCCACTGGCAATCATTGCTGGGGCGGTATTCGGGGGTCTATGGGCTGCAATTGCTGGCTATTTGAAGGCCAAGCGTGGCGTTAATGAGGTTATCACCTGTATTATGATGAACTGGATTGGTCTGTATTTGGCTAACCTGGTGATTAACCAGTTCGCACTCATGGAAGGTGAAAATCGTTCCGTGGATATTCAACCTTCCGCTTCGATTTCGATTGAATGGCTGTCACAGATGATGGGAAATGCCCGGGTTCATTGGGGGACCGCCATTGCTGTGCTGGCGGCGGTGTTTTTCTATATTTTCATGTGGAAAACCAAGCAGGGCTATGAGCTGCGTGCTGTCGGATTTAATCAGGACGCATCCCGCTATGCAGGCATGAATGTGAATCGTAATATCGTAAAAGCGATGTTTATTAGTGGTGTTTTTGCCGGATTGGCGGGTGCCTTTGAAGTGCTGGGTGTGTTCCATTATCAATCCGTTATGTCAGGATCGCCGGGGACCGGCTTTGATGGTATCGCCGTAGCCCTCATCGGGATGAATAATCCATTTGGTGTACTGCTGGGCTCTGTTTTGTTTGGAACGCTTACGTATGGTTCTGCGGGGATGAGCTTTAGCGCGGATGTACCGCCCGAAATTATTCGGGTTGTCATTGGCTCGATTATTTTCTTTATTGCAGCTCAGGGAATTGTTCGTTGGGTTGTGAAGCCGCTCTACTCCAAGCGGAAGAAAGAGAAGGTGTTGTAA
- the ilvN gene encoding acetolactate synthase small subunit, with translation MTIKNTIAVLVNDHPGVLQRVSGLFGRRGFNIESITVGQSEEVGLSRMVIVTIGDENNLEQIEKQLYKLVDVIKVIDLSSKPMVSRELAMIKVKAEPPQRPEIMGVVETFRAAVVDVGTTSLIVQVIGDTEKIDAMIELLKPYGIRELTRTGVTAMIRGNA, from the coding sequence ATGACGATTAAAAATACCATTGCTGTACTGGTAAATGATCATCCCGGCGTTTTGCAGCGTGTGTCTGGCCTGTTCGGTCGCCGTGGTTTTAATATCGAGAGCATTACTGTGGGCCAATCGGAGGAAGTCGGATTATCCCGTATGGTCATTGTGACTATAGGTGACGAGAATAATCTGGAGCAGATTGAAAAGCAGCTTTACAAGCTGGTTGATGTAATCAAGGTTATTGATCTTAGCTCCAAGCCGATGGTTTCACGGGAGTTGGCGATGATTAAGGTGAAAGCAGAACCACCTCAACGGCCAGAAATTATGGGTGTCGTGGAAACGTTTAGAGCAGCAGTAGTTGATGTTGGAACGACGAGCTTGATTGTTCAGGTCATTGGCGATACCGAGAAAATTGATGCCATGATCGAGTTGTTGAAGCCTTACGGTATTCGTGAGCTGACCCGAACCGGGGTTACGGCCATGATACGTGGCAATGCTTAA
- a CDS encoding 2-isopropylmalate synthase: protein MRKIYIFDTTLRDGEQSPGVNLNTREKVEIAHQLEKLGIDRMEAGFPAASPGDLAAVNAVAKAVKNSTVIGLSRAREQDIDAVREALKGAQDPCIHIFLATSPIHRQYKLRMEKAQVLETARSAIRYGLKYLPKVEFSLEDAGRTELDFVVEMVTMAVQEGVSVVNIPDTVGYLTPYEYGNIFKHVKENVVDVEKVQLSAHCHNDLGMATANTLAAILNGADQIEGTINGIGERAGNTAIEEIAMALETRQEFFQAKTSLQLSEIARTSRMVSRLTGMVVPGNKAIVGANAFAHESGIHQDGMLKEKTTYEIMTPESIGLKESKLVLGKHSGRHAFRERLIELGYELSEEELNRSFGQFKDLADRKKEVSDDDILALLEEKLADSPEVFKLETIFVTYGNEATPSAKVRLVTDEGQVIETEAEGNGSVDAIYNAIDQASSEVVVLSDYSIKSVTQGKDALGEVHVVLTQNELSVQGRGVSTDILEASARAYVDALNGLIDKRKNYSNRVDYKS, encoded by the coding sequence TTGCGCAAAATATATATATTTGACACAACGTTGAGAGACGGAGAACAGTCACCTGGTGTGAACTTGAATACCCGTGAGAAAGTAGAGATCGCCCATCAGTTGGAAAAACTGGGTATTGACCGTATGGAAGCTGGATTCCCGGCTGCTTCTCCGGGTGACTTGGCCGCTGTTAATGCGGTTGCCAAGGCAGTCAAAAATTCAACGGTTATTGGTCTTTCACGTGCAAGGGAACAGGATATTGATGCGGTCCGCGAGGCACTTAAGGGAGCCCAAGACCCATGTATCCATATCTTTTTGGCTACTTCTCCAATTCACCGTCAGTATAAGCTGCGGATGGAGAAGGCACAGGTATTGGAGACTGCCCGTTCAGCTATTCGTTACGGGTTAAAGTATTTACCTAAGGTAGAGTTTTCCCTGGAGGATGCAGGTCGTACAGAACTTGACTTTGTGGTGGAAATGGTCACGATGGCTGTACAGGAAGGTGTGTCTGTCGTCAATATTCCGGATACCGTGGGTTACTTGACACCATATGAATACGGCAACATTTTCAAGCATGTTAAGGAAAATGTGGTTGATGTGGAAAAGGTTCAATTGAGCGCACATTGCCACAACGATCTAGGAATGGCTACGGCTAATACACTGGCTGCGATCCTGAACGGGGCGGATCAGATTGAGGGCACCATTAACGGTATCGGTGAACGCGCCGGAAATACCGCTATTGAGGAAATCGCAATGGCGCTGGAGACGAGACAGGAATTTTTCCAGGCCAAAACGTCTCTACAACTGTCCGAGATCGCACGTACGAGCCGTATGGTCAGCCGCCTGACGGGCATGGTCGTGCCGGGCAACAAGGCGATTGTTGGAGCAAATGCTTTTGCGCATGAATCGGGTATTCACCAGGATGGCATGTTGAAGGAAAAAACGACCTACGAAATCATGACGCCAGAAAGTATTGGTCTGAAGGAGAGCAAGCTGGTACTGGGCAAGCATTCCGGTCGCCATGCTTTCCGCGAACGTTTGATCGAGCTGGGCTACGAATTGAGCGAAGAGGAGCTGAACCGCTCATTCGGACAATTCAAGGATTTGGCTGATCGGAAGAAAGAAGTATCGGATGATGATATCCTGGCGCTACTGGAAGAAAAACTGGCTGATTCACCAGAAGTCTTCAAGCTGGAAACGATTTTCGTAACCTATGGCAACGAGGCTACCCCTTCCGCCAAGGTACGTCTGGTTACCGACGAAGGTCAGGTTATTGAGACGGAAGCTGAAGGGAACGGTTCGGTCGATGCGATTTACAATGCGATTGACCAAGCCAGCAGCGAGGTAGTCGTTCTTTCGGATTACTCGATCAAGTCTGTTACCCAAGGGAAGGATGCTCTTGGTGAAGTGCATGTCGTGTTGACCCAAAACGAGCTGTCTGTACAGGGACGTGGGGTAAGCACTGACATTCTGGAAGCAAGTGCCCGCGCTTATGTGGATGCTTTGAATGGCTTGATTGACAAGCGTAAAAACTACAGCAATCGTGTAGATTACAAGTCCTAA
- a CDS encoding BMP family lipoprotein has product MKKMFSMSLVMLLAISVILAGCGNKNQGASNASGGDAGGSAKTSNVQIGMVTDVGGVNDKSFNQSAWEALQAIEKETGAKAKYLQSKSDQDYIPNLNQFVKGGFNLTWGIGFNLANAIGQVAKDNPDKNLAIIDSVVDAPNVKSVVFAENEGSFLVGVVAGKLTKTNKIGFVGGQDSPLIKRFEKGFEAGIKAVNPNAKLEVNYTGAFDKPDLGKAAAATIYNSGADIIFHAAGGSGTGVFNEALARKQQGQQVWVIGVDKDQSLEFGDDVTLTSMVKRVDEAVKRVSQEVIDGKFKGGIETLTLKDNGIGLADTSSKNVPKDVLDLVEQYKQKIIKGEITVPSK; this is encoded by the coding sequence ATGAAGAAAATGTTCAGTATGTCTTTGGTTATGCTGCTAGCGATCTCGGTCATTCTCGCAGGCTGCGGTAACAAAAATCAAGGCGCGTCCAATGCAAGTGGAGGAGACGCAGGTGGTTCTGCCAAAACATCGAATGTCCAAATCGGCATGGTTACAGATGTAGGTGGAGTAAATGACAAATCGTTTAACCAATCTGCATGGGAAGCATTGCAAGCCATTGAAAAAGAAACAGGTGCTAAGGCTAAATACCTGCAAAGTAAATCGGATCAAGATTATATTCCTAACCTGAACCAATTTGTTAAGGGCGGTTTTAACCTGACTTGGGGTATTGGTTTTAATCTGGCGAATGCGATTGGACAAGTAGCGAAAGACAACCCGGACAAAAATCTGGCGATCATCGACAGTGTCGTAGATGCGCCTAATGTAAAATCGGTTGTTTTTGCTGAAAATGAAGGTTCCTTCCTGGTTGGGGTTGTAGCTGGTAAACTCACCAAAACAAACAAAATCGGTTTTGTGGGTGGACAAGATAGCCCGCTGATCAAACGTTTTGAAAAGGGCTTTGAAGCGGGTATTAAAGCAGTAAATCCAAATGCAAAATTGGAAGTAAACTACACAGGTGCGTTTGATAAGCCGGATCTGGGTAAAGCAGCGGCTGCAACGATCTACAACAGCGGTGCGGACATTATTTTCCACGCAGCTGGCGGATCGGGTACAGGCGTATTTAACGAAGCACTCGCACGGAAGCAACAAGGTCAGCAAGTATGGGTTATCGGTGTAGATAAAGACCAATCGCTTGAGTTTGGTGATGATGTAACGTTGACTTCAATGGTCAAACGTGTGGATGAAGCCGTAAAACGCGTATCCCAGGAAGTTATCGACGGTAAATTTAAGGGCGGTATCGAAACGCTGACTTTGAAAGATAACGGAATTGGCTTGGCGGATACATCCAGTAAAAATGTCCCTAAAGACGTGCTTGATCTCGTAGAACAATACAAGCAAAAAATTATTAAGGGTGAAATTACAGTTCCTTCGAAGTAA
- the ilvC gene encoding ketol-acid reductoisomerase, whose amino-acid sequence MAVTTYYEKDAELSVLKGKTVAVIGYGSQGHAQAQNLRDSGLNVVIGLREGKSADVARNDGFEVLNVADATSRADVVQILLPDETQASVYKNEIEPNLKKGAALLFSHGFNVHFGQIVAPKDSDVLLVAPKSPGHMVRRTYVEGFGVPGLIAIEQDATGQAKEIGLAYAKGIGCTRAGVIETSFREETETDLFGEQAVLCGGVSALVKAGFETLTEAGYAPEMAYFECLHELKLIVDLMYEGGLATMRDSISNTAEYGDYVTGPRIVTEDTKKAMKDVLTDIQQGKFARDFILENQSGRAFLTATRRNEANHPIEVVGGQLREMMHWIKK is encoded by the coding sequence ATGGCAGTTACAACGTACTACGAAAAAGATGCAGAGCTCAGCGTATTGAAAGGAAAAACAGTTGCCGTTATCGGTTACGGTAGCCAAGGACATGCTCAAGCACAAAACTTGCGTGACAGTGGTCTGAATGTTGTTATCGGTTTGCGTGAAGGCAAATCGGCAGATGTTGCAAGAAACGACGGTTTTGAAGTTCTGAACGTGGCTGATGCAACAAGCCGTGCAGATGTGGTTCAAATTTTGTTGCCGGATGAAACACAAGCTTCTGTGTACAAAAATGAAATTGAACCTAACCTGAAAAAAGGTGCAGCTCTTTTATTCTCCCATGGTTTCAACGTTCATTTCGGACAAATCGTTGCTCCTAAAGATAGCGATGTACTGTTGGTTGCTCCAAAATCCCCAGGTCATATGGTACGTCGTACCTATGTAGAAGGTTTTGGCGTACCGGGTCTGATCGCAATCGAGCAGGATGCAACGGGTCAAGCGAAAGAAATCGGTCTTGCTTATGCCAAGGGTATCGGCTGTACACGTGCAGGCGTGATCGAAACCTCCTTCCGTGAAGAAACGGAAACGGATCTGTTCGGTGAGCAAGCGGTATTGTGTGGCGGCGTGAGCGCACTCGTAAAAGCGGGTTTTGAAACGCTGACTGAAGCAGGATATGCTCCTGAAATGGCTTACTTCGAATGCTTGCATGAGCTTAAGCTGATCGTTGACCTGATGTATGAAGGCGGATTGGCAACAATGCGCGATTCCATCAGTAACACAGCGGAATATGGCGACTATGTGACTGGACCACGTATCGTAACAGAAGATACGAAGAAAGCAATGAAAGACGTATTGACTGACATTCAACAAGGTAAATTTGCTCGTGACTTTATCCTTGAAAATCAATCCGGACGTGCATTCCTGACGGCTACTCGTCGTAATGAAGCTAACCATCCGATTGAAGTGGTGGGCGGACAATTGCGCGAAATGATGCACTGGATCAAAAAATAA
- a CDS encoding ABC transporter ATP-binding protein has translation MDAATPVVELKQITKRFPGIVANDSISIKLHKGEIHALLGENGAGKSTLMNILFGLYQPDEGSIEIGGKPVLIDSPNKAIDLGIGMVHQHFKLVQPFTVTENIVLGSEPRKGLKINYKKAAAEVKRLSEQYGLQVNPNAKIEDISVGMQQRVEIIKTLYRGADILIFDEPTAVLTPQEIIELLDIMKRLVAEGKSIILITHKLKEIMQIADTVTIIRRGQVIDTVKTSETTPNDLAEKMVGRRVSFKVDKQPVKPGQTVLEMSNVVSKNKDGISVLNELNLQVKAGEILGIAGVDGNGQSELIEALTGLRKVDGGHIRLLGQEMTNQSPRKISEAGVSHIPEDRHKHGLVLDFSMSENMVLETYYQAPYSKNGFLNKEAIDKQAKSLIEKFDVRTPDIHTKARALSGGNQQKAIIAREIDKNPDLLIAAQPTRGLDVGAIEFVQQQLIAQRDQGKAVLLISFELDEIMNVSDRIAVIYEGKIVGEVLPEETNDQELGLMMAGSAVKKGVENG, from the coding sequence ATGGATGCAGCGACCCCCGTCGTTGAGTTAAAGCAAATTACAAAACGATTCCCCGGCATCGTTGCCAACGACTCCATCAGCATCAAGCTGCATAAGGGAGAAATTCATGCCCTTTTGGGTGAGAATGGTGCGGGTAAATCTACGCTTATGAATATTCTTTTCGGACTGTATCAGCCGGATGAAGGATCGATAGAAATCGGTGGAAAACCAGTACTGATTGATAGCCCTAATAAGGCGATTGATTTGGGGATTGGCATGGTGCATCAGCATTTTAAGCTCGTGCAGCCGTTTACTGTCACCGAAAATATTGTCCTGGGCTCGGAGCCACGCAAAGGTCTGAAAATCAATTATAAAAAGGCTGCCGCCGAAGTAAAGCGGTTGTCTGAGCAGTACGGCCTTCAAGTGAATCCGAATGCCAAAATTGAAGATATATCCGTCGGCATGCAACAGCGTGTGGAAATTATAAAAACGCTCTATCGTGGTGCAGATATCCTGATCTTTGACGAGCCGACAGCGGTACTGACTCCACAGGAAATCATTGAGTTGCTGGACATTATGAAACGTCTGGTAGCTGAAGGCAAGTCCATTATTCTGATCACTCATAAATTGAAAGAAATCATGCAAATTGCAGATACAGTTACGATTATTCGCCGGGGTCAGGTCATTGATACGGTCAAGACATCAGAAACGACGCCGAATGACCTGGCAGAGAAAATGGTAGGCCGCCGTGTGTCCTTTAAAGTGGACAAGCAGCCTGTGAAGCCGGGACAAACCGTTCTGGAAATGAGCAATGTGGTCTCTAAAAACAAGGATGGCATTAGCGTTCTGAATGAGCTGAACCTTCAAGTCAAGGCAGGTGAGATTTTAGGAATCGCCGGAGTAGATGGAAATGGACAGAGTGAGTTGATTGAAGCTTTGACCGGTTTACGTAAGGTCGATGGCGGGCACATCCGATTGCTCGGACAAGAGATGACGAATCAGTCACCACGTAAAATTTCAGAGGCAGGCGTTTCGCATATCCCGGAGGACCGGCATAAACACGGGTTGGTACTCGATTTTTCCATGAGCGAAAACATGGTTCTGGAAACGTACTATCAGGCTCCTTACAGTAAAAACGGCTTTCTGAACAAAGAGGCTATTGATAAGCAGGCGAAAAGTCTCATTGAGAAATTTGATGTGAGAACGCCGGATATTCATACCAAGGCGAGAGCATTATCTGGTGGTAATCAGCAAAAGGCAATCATTGCGCGTGAAATAGATAAAAATCCAGACCTTCTCATTGCGGCCCAACCTACACGGGGGCTGGATGTTGGAGCGATTGAATTCGTCCAGCAACAACTGATTGCCCAGCGGGATCAAGGCAAAGCGGTATTGCTCATTTCTTTTGAACTGGACGAAATTATGAATGTTTCCGACCGAATTGCTGTCATCTATGAGGGCAAGATTGTCGGGGAAGTGCTACCGGAAGAAACGAATGATCAGGAATTGGGACTGATGATGGCCGGAAGTGCAGTGAAGAAAGGAGTAGAGAATGGCTAA